In the Triticum aestivum cultivar Chinese Spring chromosome 2B, IWGSC CS RefSeq v2.1, whole genome shotgun sequence genome, CTTACAGTAGTCCAGGAACCTGAGAGACGTACATCAATTAGGACTTCCATGGGGAATTTAATTATGGATCTCAACATGACAAAGGGGAAAATTCAATACTGGAGAGAGCACACACCAGGAAATGTCAGAGGTGAACGTTGCGATAAACACTCGCAATAAGCTGCCAATAGGGTGGAGAAGCTGTGGAAGGGTCACTCCACTGTGTTGCTCCGCTCGCATTTCAGGTCTTATGCCGGTGAGGCGGTTCAGGAAGAATGTGCTCCCATCTGAGTAGCAGCCCTCCGTGTGATGCTGCTCTACATTCCCATTACTGCATCCTTTGAGCTCTACGTTGCTGCTTCGTTTGCTTCTTTGAGGCAACTGAACAGTCTCTTCGTTTGTAACATCAGGTTTGTGTCCCAATCTGTCTTGATCAAAATTGCATTCTTGTTGCCGCAAATTATCCTGAGGAACAGAGTTAACTGGATTTTCCTGGCACAATAAACCACCCCCTTCTCTCGCTTTTTTCACTCCAGCATGTGCACAGTGTGAATCCCTCAAGAAAGAAAGAGGGTCCTGGCTCTCCGAGATCGCTCTTAGCCGCTTCCGGAGCGACTCTGCCCTCAGCACAAGAACCTCCTCGCAGGACCCCGGTACCTTGTCACCCCTTTCGCAAGCGACAAATTTCTCCGCCACAAATCCGTACCTGGAGCCGAGGAGGAGCAGCGAGACCTCGTCGCCCACGGCCAGATcgaccgggccgccgccgccgtggaGGGGCAGCCCATTGACGCGCACGGCGTCGGGACTGGAGAAGCAGTGGGTGAGGCGGAGGACGCAGCCAGAAGTGCTGAGCAGAAgatcgcggcggcggcagcgcctgCGGCGACGCGCAGGGGACGCGATGAGGCGGAGGCGGTAGCCCCGGCGGCGGGAAAAGGAGAGAGAATAGAGGCGGTCGGAGCGGAGGAGGAAGAGCGACTCGGCGGGGCCGAGGCGGAGATGGAAGTAGCCCAGGGCGCCAGAAGTAGATGGGTCGCCGTGGTGGTTGTTGGGTGGCGGCTCCACCGCCatgaggtgggagggagggaactGGGAAGGGGAGAAGAGCCGCCAAGGCCAGGCGGCGGGAAGGTGAGCCATGGATTTATATTTTGTACCTGTTCCCGCCATTTACATGAAATTTTCTGTTCCGGAGTACGTACTCCATAAGATGGTTAGTACAGAATATGCCCCTCTCTCCTCCAGCATAGTAAGATCCAATGCTAGTGAAGAGAGGGAAAACGGACTTAACTGTAATGAAGATTAAGAACTAGCAGTAAATATACAGGAACTAAGGGAGTTGTGTGCAAGAATGCCGTGCGACTCCTTGGCTGGGAAGGAATCCCTCCTTCCGCTGGAAGATTGCCGACAAGTTAATTCAACATTGCCAATCTGCCATGATGCTGTGAGAGCAGAGGACCTTTGAAAATTGCCTCAACCTGTCCAGATACACTTTCTGCGAATACATAACACCGAGCAAACTGAAAcatgaaaccctttttcaatatATATAATCAAGCAGCTGTGTGCTTGCGTCACATTATACATGTACATTCTGTATTTTTTTTCATACATAAAGAGATAGGATGATGCCCTCTATTATTAGCTAGCCAAATAAATGCAGTGGCATGGTGCACTCAtaaaattttattttacttttgaaGTTTAGCACTCGAACAAACTAAGGTGCCCGTAAGGTTTGTCCCAGAACTCGAACCTAGGCAGGCTGGAGAAGCGCGGCATTAGTGCCTCTTCAGGAACCAGGCTAATATCTTTTCTTCAGCAGAAATATCATTATTCGTAAATGGATAAGTGTAGGTATGCTGCGGCGATCTGGTGTGGTGCACTTCAGTTACCAGGCTAATGTATTCTCTTCAGCAGGAATATGGTACGCTGATGCCTACTTGTGCCACACAGCATATCTGTCTCCACATGCCGCCAGCTTCCACTCTGGGTCGCTTGGGCACCACGAGCCCTCTCCAATCTTCATGCACAACTTATCATCGATTATTGCGGAGTACAGATTTGAGCTTGCCTCCAAAATTTTGACAGCTGAACGACTATGTATGTCTTGGGATTTCCTAATCTCCATCTGGGTAAAAAAAATATATATTCAAAGTTTAGGGCAAACAGCTATCATGGATGTATGCTAGAATAGATTGGTATGAGCAGAATACCAGTTTTGCTATTTCATCGTGGAAAGAATCTCCCCAGTCAAAGAAATGATCGTAGAACACTGTGGGGATTCCAGGGTGCGTAAGTATATAAGCATATCCCTGAAAGACAATTAGTTTGTGCATGTGTTTAGTACATGACTAACAGTTATATCTCCGAAGAGAACAGCTGGCTTGTTCTAAAGCAAATGATGCGGAAGCGTCTGTTGATACACAATTCACTTCTATACTAGTTCCAGCTGCAGCAGCATGGTCAGTGGGTCACATCTTGAAACAGACTAACAGTATATCTAGATCAAGTCAGATACAATATGCATGAAATCTTTGTCTATTCAAATATAAACATGTGATCCTTATTGATGACATCTGTCTTGAAATTCTTAATGTGACGAACAACTTTTTGATGCCTATGATCATTATTTAACTGGCGTCAGGGTTTTATAAAATCATCATCTTTGTATATATTGATTGCGTAGAACATGCAATTCACTTCTAACGAAAACCAGGCTATGAATAAGTAGTGCAAACAACTGATGGCATACCTCCATGACATGGTCAGATGGAAATGGCCAATGGCCCTGAAATAATAGAATTTCCAATTAGATGTGCTTAATAGCACCCTATGAACAATTCCAAGCAAATATTAACTTGGAAAAGTTAGCCTTGAGCAAAGAAGGGGGGAAACATGGACCTGAGTTGACCCTGTGTCATGATTTTCAATAAACGTAACTGATCTTGAAGGCCACCACCCCATCACACCAGGCGGCTTTTCTTCAGGGTCGCGCAAACGCCACAACTCTCCTTTCACAGCCTCCTGCTCCAGCAACACCAAACTGCTCAAACTAATCACCAAAGATACTTATTTGCTCCTGCAGAACCATGAACATTGCTAACCTGAAGAATACCCTTTGTTGTGAAATCAAACGCAGCGCAAAGTCCTCCAGTGCTATCTATCCAATTGATAATTCTCTGCCTATGTTTATCtggaaaaaaatgaaagatgtcGCTCGTATATCTTTATTTGGTTTCATCAATATGACAAATGCGTCGAGACAATCTGATATAGTTACAAAACTGCCTTGCATTCGTAGTAGTAAATTAAACATTGCATGTCAAGAACAGTTCAGAGAGATGGGCAGACAAATGAAGAGGAAACCAAGACAGTGGTAACAATTTAACATTGATAAATTTCAATAACATGGGCATAATATGTATATTACCATAATATTCATGGTAGTCAGCCAAGGGATTGGTCTTAAGAGTGCTTTGGCCAGAAATTACATCATTGTGGCATAGTAATCAGTACAGATGCCATTACATATCTCTTACCCTGATTGTAGCTCAGACTGTTGTCAGGGGGGGCATATTCACAGCTGTCCCAGTATTCCCCCACTGCAAAAAGGGGCTTTGATTCCTCAATGTATTCTTTCACAAACTTTGAAGCATAACTGCACTAAACAGAAAATGTGGCGAATCAGCACATTAACAATATGGCAACAGTAGTCAATTTGTTTGTTTCATAATAGTATGTTTCTAGCCAATTGACTATTTACCCTTTTGTGAAATCAAAGCGGAAATCTTGAAAACCAATGGTTTCCCGAAGCCAGATCAGCCATTCAATAATATCCTTCCTTACAAATGGCTGGGTATGATCTATGTTGGGAACCCCATCAAAGTTATCACCAGTACTTTTGTTCCCCTGATAAAGAAGTTGCACCAAAGTTGAGTAATGCTTAATAATAGTGCTTAGCCATCAACATATGGTGATAAGTAAAAGGCTGAACAAAATAGGAATATCTTGCACAAACCAAGTCATACTTATCCATCACTATAAGTCTAAGTAGAACTCCAGGTCGCTAGTACCCTGGTCATTGTGTTTATACGGGGGTTTCTTTTTGTTCTTTGTTTTCTTTATTCTTAGTCTTTGTAAAATGGCTACCTTCCCACCAGAACAAGATGTAACAGCATGTTCGTCCCATGATATTGGGATACCATCATAACGATTATACATCCCATTTGATCCTTTAGTAGTCCCAACTCGATGGTTAATAACTACATCAGCCATAGCCCTTATATTGTGGTCATTCATGTTCTGAATCAACAAATTTAGCTGCTGAAGAGAACCATAACAAGAGTCAAGGTTGTACAGGTTCTGTGGCAGATAGCCTGTGGAGAAACGCGTCAGTCAGACTTTCTGCAACTATTCTTTCGATAAGAAAGAGTAATGCTGAACTCATGACTAGCTTACCTTCTGGAGATAACGATTGTGTCGGTGGAGGCAACCATACTGATGTAAACCCAGATTTAGCAATGTCGGCAACTCTGCCCTCTAAATTACTCCACCAATTGTGTTTATGGGATTCCCAATTAAAAGCCTGACACACAATTGATATAAAGAGATATGTGAGAGAACTCGTACTTGTTCATTAAATGAGCTTTTCTGTATTCATGAAAGGCACTACTCCTGTTGCCATTGTCATACAGGAAATATTCATAGCTTATCTTGAATTGGTGAGTGAGCCATGTCAAGCTAAATGCAAATTACGACGATGCACAAATGCACGCTCACCAAGACATGGGCAACCTTAAGACCACAAGATCAACTACTATAAGCAATAGCTTCTTTCCCATTTGTACTTTGCACAAGGAGCAAAATAACTCAAACTGAACAGAAACTAGATGCTAGATTACCCTGATACGTCGTTGAGTTTCCACGCCGATGCCGGTCAGATACATCTCCATAATTATCGGTGA is a window encoding:
- the LOC123045358 gene encoding probable alpha-amylase 2, producing MGQMVSDGVVQEQAARNGGIIKNGREILLQAFNWESHKHNWWSNLEGRVADIAKSGFTSVWLPPPTQSLSPEGYLPQNLYNLDSCYGSLQQLNLLIQNMNDHNIRAMADVVINHRVGTTKGSNGMYNRYDGIPISWDEHAVTSCSGGKGNKSTGDNFDGVPNIDHTQPFVRKDIIEWLIWLRETIGFQDFRFDFTKGYASKFVKEYIEESKPLFAVGEYWDSCEYAPPDNSLSYNQDKHRQRIINWIDSTGGLCAAFDFTTKGILQEAVKGELWRLRDPEEKPPGVMGWWPSRSVTFIENHDTGSTQGHWPFPSDHVMEGYAYILTHPGIPTVFYDHFFDWGDSFHDEIAKLMEIRKSQDIHSRSAVKILEASSNLYSAIIDDKLCMKIGEGSWCPSDPEWKLAACGDRYAVWHK